The Magnolia sinica isolate HGM2019 chromosome 10, MsV1, whole genome shotgun sequence genome includes a window with the following:
- the LOC131217125 gene encoding receptor-like protein kinase produces MRIPFLHFFISLLYVRLAASLTSDGRALSSLSHNLKLPPSIASSWNTSQTTPCSWQGIRCNRNHNVISIILPESNVSGRIGPEIGRLRFIKEIDLGLNGLSGSLPPELGNCTLLEYIDLSSNRLSGELPKTLGNLQKLLFLSLFDNAFEGAIPESLFRIPSLDEVYLNENGLSGPIPSNVGNASRIQSLWLNGNGLSGNVPDSVGNCSRLKELYLMQNRLVGSLPESLTGIKTLGFLDVSGNSLSGRILFGAGRCKSLEQLVLSSNRFNGEIPPGLGNCSRLTAFAARNNTLTGPLPSSLGLLSELSVLYLDGNYLSGPIPPEIGKCRSLVELQLQENQIQGMIPGELASLRNLKNLMLFTNHLEGEIPGGIWKIQTLENLLLYNNNLSGELPTEITELRRLKNITLFNNRFSGIIPQDFGFNSSLERVDFTNNEFVGEIPPNICFRKRLQVLNLGSNLFHGSIPSDVGSCSSLVRLILSHNNLTGPLPDFSEKPNLLYLDISWNNIIGPIPSTLGNCRNLTSINLSMNKLTGLIPRQIGNLTNLQVLNMSYNRLEGPLPVELSQCSRLFLLDLGFNFLNGSIPLSLKYLTELAHLVLQENRFTIGIPDFLSGFSKLLELRLGRNLLGGSIPPSLGELQNLAIALDLSDNGLIAEVPPELGKLNVLQSLDLSLNNLTGPLTPLDSLNSLVEVNVSYNQFTGPIPGHLMRFLKSSPSSFLGNPGLCIPCSLSNSTCTGKGSLSPCHRRSTDRVGLGTIQIGMLTLGSSLFCTLVLLAVGYTFFKRRTAARSETSLHEGSSFLLNKVMEATENLNDRYVIGRGAHGTVYRASLSHEKVYAIKKLVFMGHKGANASMVREIQTVGEIRHRNLVKLEEFWLRKDYGLILYNYMENGSLHDVLHEIKPPPVLAWVVRYKIALGTAQGLAYLHYDCNPAIVHRDIKPKNILLDSEMEPHISDFGIAKLLDQFSTSSQSNYVMGTVGYMSPETAFSTRKSKESDIYSYGVVLLELLTRKKALDPSFPEATDIVSWAKSTWNDAEDIKTIVDTGLRCQFIDSVVMEQVSVVLLLALKCTAKEASDRPTMRDVVKQLIDVKACAELMEG; encoded by the exons ATGAGAATTCCATTTCTACACTTCTTCATCTCTCTCCTATACGTCCGTCTCGCCGCATCTCTAACATCCGACGGCAGAGCTCTCTCATCTCTGTCACACAACCTCAAACTCCCTCCGTCCATCGCGTCGTCCTGGAACACATCCCAAACCACTCCCTGTAGCTGGCAAGGCATCCGCTGCAACAGAAACCACAATGTCATCTCAATCATCCTACCAGAATCCAACGTCTCAGGTCGAATCGGGCCCGAGATCGGACGGTTGAGATTCATCAAAGAGATCGATCTCGGCCTCAACGGTCTCTCCGGCTCGCTCCCGCCAGAATTAGGTAATTGCACTCTTCTGGAGTACATCGACCTTTCATCAAACAGATTAAGTGGCGAATTACCAAAAACCCTTGGAAATTTACAGAAATTACTGTTTCTGTCCCTTTTCGACAATGCGTTTGAAGGGGCAATTCCGGAATCTCTGTTCCGGATTCCGTCCTTGGACGAGGTTTATCTCAACGAGAACGGGCTTTCGGGTCCGATCCCGTCGAATGTCGGGAATGCGAGCAGGATCCAATCTCTATGGCTCAACGGCAATGGGTTGTCGGGAAATGTGCCGGATTCCGTCGGCAATTGCAGCCGATTGAAAGAGCTCTATCTTATGCAAAATCGGCTTGTTGGGTCTCTGCCGGAGAGCCTGACCGGCATCAAGACGCTCGGGTTCTTGGATGTTAGTGGGAATTCTCTATCGGGTAGGATTCTGTTTGGGGCAGGTCGCTGCAAGAGTTTGGAACAGCTGGTTCTGTCTTCCAATCGTTTCAATGGCGAAATCCCACCGGGTTTGGGGAATTGTAGCCGTTTGACGGCTTTTGCGGCCAGGAACAATACCCTGACGGGTCCGCTTCCGTCTTCGCTCGGCCTGCTATCTGAGCTCTCAGTTCTATATCTTGATGGTAACTACTTGTCTGGCCCAATCCCGCCAGAGATCGGAAAATGCCGGTCGTTGGTGGAATTGCAGCTGCAAGAGAACCAGATTCAAGGAATGATTCCTGGTGAATTGGCTTCGCTGAGAAATTTGAAGAATCTTATGTTGTTTACGAATCATTTAGAGGGTGAGATTCCGGGTGGGATTTGGAAGATCCAGACACTTGAGAATCTTCTCCTCTATAACAACAATCTCTCAGGGGAGCTGCCGACTGAGATCACAGAGCTCCGGCGGTTGAAAAACATCACTCTCTTCAATAACCGATTTTCGGGAATCATACCACAGGATTTTGGGTTCAATAGTAGTTTAGAAAGAGTGGATTTTACTAACAATGAATTTGTGGGTGAGATCCCGCCAAACATCTGTTTTCGAAAACGGCTGCAGGTTTTGAATTTGGGTTCTAATCTATTCCACGGCAGCATTCCTTCGGATGTTGGAAGCTGTTCGAGTTTGGTAAGGTTGATACTAAGCCATAACAACCTTACCGGGCCGCTCCCTGAtttctcagaaaaaccaaatctCTTGTACTTGGATATCAGTTGGAACAACATCATCGGCCCCATTCCGTCGACCTTGGGGAACTGCAGGAATCTCACTTCGATTAACTTGTCGATGAACAAGCTTACCGGCCTTATACCTCGACAGATAGGAAACCTCACGAATCTACAGGTCTTGAACATGTCCTACAACCGTTTGGAAGGTCCATTGCCAGTGGAGCTTTCACAGTGCAGTAGGCTGTTTTTGCTTGATTTGGGTTTCAATTTCTTGAATGGTTCGATCCCATTGAGTCTAAAATACTTAACAGAACTAGCTCACTTGGTATTACAAGAGAATCGGTTCACCATAGGAATACCGGACTTCTTATCAGGATTCAGTAAGCTGTTGGAACTGCGGCTGGGCCGGAATTTGCTGGGTGGTAGCATCCCTCCATCATTGGGTGAGTTACAGAATCTGGCCATTGCTTTGGATCTCAGTGACAATGGACTGATAGCAGAAGTCCCGCCTGAATTAGGAAAGCTGAATGTGCTACAGAGTTTGGATTTATCGCTTAACAATCTGACAGGACCTCTAACACCATTGGACAGTCTAAATTCGTTGGTCGAAGTGAATGTTTCATATAATCAGTTCACAGGTCCGATACCGGGCCATTTGATGAGGTTTCTTAAATCTTCTCCAAGCTCCTTTTTGGGAAATCCTGGCCTTTGTATCCCATGTTCACTGAGCAACTCAACTTGTACAGGAAAGGGCAGTCTCAGTCCATGCCATCGGAGATCAACTGATCGGGTGGGCCTCGGTACGATTCAGATTGGGATGCTGACTCTTGGATCGTCGTTGTTCTGTACTCTGGTGCTTCTTGCAGTTGGGTACACATTCTTCAAGCGCAGAACAGCAGCAAGGAGTGAGACCTCTTTACATGAAGGATCGTCTTTCCTTCTTAATAAGGTGATGGAAGCCACTGAAAATTTGAATGATAGATATGTGATAGGCAGAGGAGCCCATGGAACCGTTTACAGGGCTTCGTTGAGTCATGAAAAAGTCTATGCCATAAAGAAGCTTGTTTTCATGGGGCACAAGGGAGCAAATGCAAGCATGGTAAGAGAAATCCAGACTGTTGGAGAGATCCGGCACCGGAATCTGGTGAAATTGGAGGAATTCTGGTTGAGAAAGGATTATGGGTTGATTCTGTACAATTACATGGAGAATGGGAGCCTTCACGATGTTCTACACGAGATCAAGCCACCACCGGTTTTGGCGTGGGTTGTGCGGTATAAGATAGCTCTTGGAACCGCACAAGGATTAGCCTATCTTCACTATGATTGTAATCCTGCTATCGTGCACAGAGATATCAAGCCAAAGAACATACTCTTGGACTCGGAGATGGAGCCTCATATCTCGGATTTCGGCATCGCCAAGCTTTTGGATCAGTTTTCTACTTCTTCTCAATCCAATTATGTCATGGGCACTGTTGGGTACATGTCACCAG AGACTGCATTTTCAACCAGGAAGAGCAAGGAATCAGACATCTACAGCTATGGTGTAGTCCTACTTGAACTGCTTACCAGAAAGAAGGCCTTGGATCCTTCCTTTCCAGAGGCAACAGACATAGTTAGCTGGGCCAAATCCACCTGGAACGACGCTGAGGATATCAAAACAATCGTGGACACGGGCCTCAGGTGTCAATTCATTGATTCCGTGGTCATGGAACAAGTAAGCGTTGTTCTTCTATTGGCCTTGAAATGCACTGCAAAGGAGGCGAGTGACAGACCCACAATGCGAGATGTGGTTAAGCAGCTGATAGATGTCAAGGCCTGTGCTGAGCTAATGGAGGGTTAA